Proteins encoded in a region of the Vicia villosa cultivar HV-30 ecotype Madison, WI linkage group LG5, Vvil1.0, whole genome shotgun sequence genome:
- the LOC131603762 gene encoding uncharacterized protein LOC131603762 produces the protein MEALTSLHHRHQPLYSSIYPSLSSSTTSSLFLSQSSPSSSSIRASSPSSDSLQILQHPEPKTPQFPNPLLQIPNLDPPLHESESKSQFFNPNCNFPNVPNQDPEPKSPQFLNPIRKFPSFVTVTAAASAFLFLGCCQNGFNKPITPLSSVVSIEEKSDFEEFSESKPDNVHVQSVLHLKLKEKVRVVHSFKKVKTDDDEAWQVLRGEVYSCSENLELIKVGFEEILEKDMDCNKVHQNRVLEYLEMIDQCSSLLKGIKVSMDRCEREDGDINRYLRFFGKVVDQIRVLEGDMVGALKYFKQLEQGNLN, from the coding sequence ATGGAAGCTCTTACCTCACTTCACCACCGTCACCAACCTCTATATTCCTCCATCTACCCTTCTCTATCATCATCAACCACCTCTTCACTCTTTCTCTCACAATCCTCACCATCATCCTCTTCCATCAGAGCTTCATCGCCTTCCTCTGACTCCCTTCAAATTCTTCAACACCCAGAACCCAAAACCCCTCAATTCCCCAACCCTCTTCTACAAATTCCAAATCTTGACCCTCCTCTTCATGAATCAGAATCCAAATCTCAATTTTTCAACCCTAATTGTAATTTTCCAAACGTTCCCAATCAAGATCCTGAACCTAAATCCCCTCAATTTCTTAACCCTATTCGTAAATTTCCCTCTTTTGTGACAGTTACTGCAGCTGCATCAGCTTTTCTCTTTCTGGGTTGTTGTCAAAACGGGTTTAACAAACCAATTACACCACTTTCCTCAGTTGTTTCCATTGAGGAAAAAAGCGATTTTGAGGAATTTTCTGAGAGTAAACCAGATAATGTTCATGTTCAATCTGTTTTACATTTGAAACTGAAGGAGAAAGTCCGCGTTGTGCATAGTTTCAAGAAAGtcaaaactgatgatgatgaggCATGGCAAGTGTTGAGAGGAGAGGTTTATAGCTGCAGTGAGAATTTGGAGTTGATCAAGGTTGGATTTGAAGAAATATTAGAGAAAGACATGGATTGTAACAAGGTTCATCAAAATCGGGTTCTCGAGTATCTTGAAATGATTGATCAATGTAGTAGCTTGTTGAAGGGTATTAAGGTTTCTATGGATAGATGTGAGAGGGAAGATGGAGATATAAATCGGTACCTGAGATTCTTCGGCAAGGTTGTCGATCAAATTAGGGTCTTGGAAGGAGACATGGTTGGTGCTTTGAAGTATTTTAAGCAGCTTGAACaaggaaatttgaattga
- the LOC131608119 gene encoding pollen receptor-like kinase 1, translating to MAELITAIPNRTIFITLVFLSCVVSSSYAASDSDLLLKVKDDLEKDPNILTSWNTTTSPCNGDNSNWRGVRCYQGKVWGLKLENMGLKGFIDVDSLKELPYLRTISFMNNEFDGAWPEINKLTGLKSIFLSNNKFSGDIPADAFVGMQWLKKIHLSNNQFTGPIPPSIVMLPKLMELRLDGNKFIGPLPHLKQSRLKSFNVANNQLQGPIPITLSKIHASSFAGNEELCGAPLAACPSKKPSFASICMVAVVVCVALIVIGVTVFFILHRRRNREQSSILENPPSGHHNNKIGRKDPGSDSIRSTRSTGSTHSKKGDQMKLSFIRDDRERFDLQELLRASAEILGSGCYSSSYKASLVNGPKIVVKRFKQMNNVGKEEFQEHMRRIGRLNSPNLIPLVAYYYRKEEKLLVTDFVQNGSLAVRLHGHQALGEPSLDWPTRLKIVKGIARGLEHLYKDMPSLIAPHGNLKSSNVLLSETFEPLLTDYGLVPVTNQEMAKDIMVIYKSPEYLQHGRITKKSDVWSLGILILEILTGKFPATFLQQGKGSEVSLANWVYSVVPEEWNSSVFDKEMSDTENGEGEMDKLLRIALTCCEEDIEKRCDLKEVVEKILQVNERDVVDDIIDMK from the exons ATGGCAGAACTAATCACTGCTATTCCAAACAGAACCATATTCATCACATTGGTTTTCTTGTCATGTGTTGTTTCATCTTCTTATGCTGCTTCTGACTCTGACTTGCTCCTCAAGGTAAAGGACGATCTAGAGAAAGATCCAAATATATTGACATCATGGAACACAACGACATCTCCTTGTAACGGCGATAACTCCAATTGGCGCGGCGTTCGTTGTTACCAAGGAAAAGTTTGGGGACTGAAACTTGAGAATATGGGGTTAAAAGGGTTCATTGATGTCGATTCTCTTAAGGAGTTACCATATCTTAGAACTATTAGTTTCATGAATAATGAATTTGATGGTGCTTGGCCTGAGATTAACAAACTCACCGGTCTTAAATCGATTTTTCTTTCGAATAACAAATTTTCGGGAGATATTCCTGCTGATGCCTTTGTAGGTATGCAGTGGTTGAAGAAAATTCATCTGTCAAATAATCAGTTTACAGGTCCTATTCCACCTTCTATTGTTATGTTGCCAAAGCTTATGGAATTGAGATTGGATGGAAACAAATTCATCGGTCCTCTTCCTCATCTTAAGCAATCCAGATTGAAATCATTCAATGTAGCTAATAATCAGTTGCAAGGTCCAATCCCAATCACACTTAGTAAAATCCATGCTTCTTCCTTCGCAG GGAATGAAGAATTGTGCGGAGCACCATTAGCTGCATGTCCTTCAAAGAAGCCATCATTCGCAAGTATATGTATGGTGGCTGTGGTTGTTTGCGTTGCGTTGATTGTGATTGGAGTCACGGTGTTTTTCATCCTTCATCGGCGAAGAAACCGCGAGCAATCATCAATTCTCGAGAATCCGCCTTCAGGCCACCATAACAACAAAATAGGACGTAAAGATCCTGGTAGCGACAGTATAAGATCAACAAGATCGACGGGTTCGACCCATAGTAAAAAAGGCGATCAGATGAAGTTGTCGTTTATAAGAGACGACAGAGAGAGGTTTGATTTGCAAGAGTTGTTGAGAGCTTCTGCTGAGATTTTGGGAAGTGGTTGTTATAGTTCTTCTTATAAAGCTTCATTGGTGAATGGACCAAAAATAGTGGTGAAGAGGTTTAAACAAATGAATAATGTAGGGAAGGAAGAGTTTCAAGAGCACATGAGAAGGATTGGAAGGCTCAATAGTCCTAACTTGATTCCTCTTGTTGCTTACTATTATAGAAAAGAAGAGAAGCTTTTGGTTACTGATTTTGTTCAAAATGGAAGTCTAGCGGTTCGCCTTCACG GACATCAAGCTCTAGGAGAACCAAGCCTTGATTGGCCAACAAGGTTGAAAATAGTGAAAGGAATAGCAAGAGGTCTTGAGCATCTCTACAAAGACATGCCAAGCCTAATTGCACCTCATGGAAATCTCAAATCCTCAAATGTCCTTCTATCCGAAACATTCGAACCACTCCTCACAGACTATGGACTAGTACCAGTCACAAACCAAGAAATGGCCAAAGACATAATGGTAATATACAAATCACCAGAATATCTACAACATGGTAGAATCACAAAGAAAAGTGATGTTTGGTCTCTTGGAATATTAATACTAGAGATACTAACTGGTAAATTTCCAGCTACATTTTTACAACAAGGTAAAGGAAGTGAGGTGAGTTTAGCAAATTGGGTGTATTCAGTAGTGCCTGAGGAATGGAATAGTTCAGTGTTTGATAAAGAAATGAGTGACACAGAGAATGGTGAGGGTGAGATGGATAAGCTTTTGAGAATTGCATTGACTTGTTGTGAAGAAGATATTGAGAAAAGATGtgatttgaaagaagttgttgagAAAATTCTACAAGTGAATGAGAGAGATGTTGTTGATGATATAATAGACATGAAATGA
- the LOC131608118 gene encoding uncharacterized protein LOC131608118 gives MPIAKRTFIGSFTHIPLSPISNLHSRRRRLFFHSSNSMDNNNQTETVRNHVHYNHTDPSKYARWNARESFEFMYARPWQRVNDFYLNTVRGNFSFPLLFQSKTLPNLDDSGVPVVFDEVELESGLSKDRSGKWARFNFKIVLSYHGGSFDGWQKQPNLNTVQSIVEAALGKFVDENKIQLLKDKGLPIEGCAAVAGRTDKGVTALQQVCSFYTWKKDIKPREIEDAINDAAPGKLRVVSVQEVSRAFHPNFSAKWRRYLYIFPLTDGWDKDQNGGNEESCDSLIYNEICDSVSKDELGDENKSFVFSVSKVNRLLQKLEGKLLSYKMFARDTKASRNDGPPTECFVHHARAMEARLPITENGEETRVMCIELVANRFLRKMVRVLVATTIREAAAGAEDDALLKLMDATCRRATAPPAPPDGLCLVDVGYAEFDKEKCFILKD, from the exons ATGCCTATTGCGAAACGCACATTCATTGGTTCTTTCACACACATTCCCCTTTCGCCGATTTCAAACCTCCACTCACGGCGGCGCCGGTTATTTTTCCATTCTTCCAATTCCATGGACAATAACAACCAAACCGAAACTGTTCGAAATCACGTGCATTACAACCACACCGATCCTTCCAAATACGCTAGATGGAACGCTAG AGAGAGCTTCGAATTCATGTACGCAAGACCTTGGCAACGAGTCAATGATTTTTACTTGAATACTGTTCGTGGAAACTTCTCTTTTCCCCTTCTATTTCAATCTAAG ACCCTTCCTAATCTCGACGATTCTGGAGTTCCAGTAGTTTTTGATGAGGTTGAGTTGGAAAGTGGTTTATCCAAAGATCGCAGTGGGAAGTGGGCAAGGTTCAATTTCAAAATTGTTCTTTCGTATCACGGGGGTTCTTTTGATGGGTGGCAAAAGCAGCCAAATTTGAATACTGTCCAAAG CATAGTAGAAGCGGCACTTGGTAAATTTGTTGATGAAAATAAAATTCAACTGCTCAAGGACAAAGGTCTTCCTATTGAAGGCTGTGCTGCTGTTGCTGGTCGAACAGACAAAGGAGTGACAGCCCTTCAACAAGTTTGTTCTTTCT ACACTTGGAAGAAGGATATTAAGCCAAGAGAAATTGAAGATGCAATAAATGATGCGGCACCAGGAAAGTTAAGGGTTGTGTCTGTACAGGAG GTATCGCGTGCCTTTCATCCAAACTTTTCTGCCAAATGGAGGCGTTACCTATATATTTTCCCACTCACCGATGGATGGGATAAGGACCAAAACGGCGGCAATGAGGAGTCCTGTGACAGTCTTATATATAATGAAATTTGTGATTCTGTCAGCAAGGATGAGTTAGGAGATGAAAATAAATCTTTTGTGTTCAGTGTAAGTAAGGTAAACCGGCTTTTGCAAAAATTAGAAGGAAAATTGCTGTCCTACAAGATGTTTGCTCGTGATACGAAAGCTTCAAGAAATGA CGGTCCACCAACAGAGTGTTTTGTTCACCACGCTCGAGCTATGGAAGCCAGATTGCCTATAACT GAGAATGGAGAAGAAACGAGGGTTATGTGCATTGAGTTGGTCGCTAATCGCTTTTTACGCAAG ATGGTTAGAGTTCTTGTGGCAACGACAATTAGGGAAGCTGCAGCTGGTGCTGAAGATGATGCCTTGCTAAAGCTTATGGATGCCACATGTAGGCGCGCCACCGCTCCTCCAGCACCCCCCGATGGCCTATGTCTAGTTGATGTAGGGTATGCAGAATTTGACAAAGAAAAATGCTTCATTCTGAAAGACTAG